Proteins from one Bacteroides zhangwenhongii genomic window:
- a CDS encoding heparinase II/III family protein gives MKKIISFLLLLYFVCLWAEAQEKKNEPVQAITFNEEIFALLNLDYPGLEKVKDAYRHGNVEDASRFLLEYYRMRKEVVNPAINLKKISVSKTDQQWADDALKHTVLVTDPPVIRD, from the coding sequence ATGAAGAAAATCATTTCATTTCTGTTATTACTTTATTTCGTTTGTCTGTGGGCAGAAGCACAGGAAAAGAAAAACGAACCAGTGCAGGCTATCACTTTTAATGAGGAGATTTTTGCCCTGCTCAATTTGGATTATCCGGGGTTGGAAAAAGTGAAAGATGCCTATAGGCATGGCAATGTGGAAGACGCCTCCCGTTTCTTACTGGAGTATTATCGGATGCGTAAGGAAGTGGTAAATCCTGCCATCAATTTGAAAAAGATATCAGTAAGTAAAACCGACCAACAGTGGGCTGATGACGCCTTAAAACATACTGTATTGGTGACCGACCCCCCGGTTATAAGGGATTGA
- a CDS encoding heparinase II/III domain-containing protein translates to MKHRRSVFFVDNSYFVIVDEAIGEAEGTVNLHYQLAEGEVKIDKNSSRVITDYPGESNVLLQCFSPKGTEMIEEEGWYSLFYRERAKRPAIAFNIDKKSGTPVRYVTVIYPQKKVDTSMKISARIKKAMEDKLEVEVKIDGKKCTLKYQL, encoded by the coding sequence TTGAAACATCGTCGTTCCGTGTTTTTTGTGGATAACAGTTATTTTGTGATTGTAGATGAGGCTATAGGCGAGGCAGAAGGTACGGTGAATCTACACTATCAACTGGCGGAAGGTGAGGTGAAAATAGATAAGAATAGTAGTCGTGTCATTACTGACTATCCCGGAGAGAGTAATGTGTTACTGCAATGCTTTAGCCCCAAAGGAACGGAAATGATTGAAGAAGAAGGCTGGTATTCATTGTTCTATCGCGAACGTGCAAAGCGCCCTGCCATAGCGTTCAACATAGATAAAAAAAGCGGTACGCCTGTGCGTTATGTCACCGTCATTTATCCACAAAAGAAGGTGGATACTTCCATGAAAATTTCCGCACGCATTAAAAAGGCTATGGAAGATAAGCTGGAAGTAGAGGTGAAGATAGACGGTAAGAAGTGTACGCTGAAGTATCAACTTTGA